A genomic stretch from Hoplias malabaricus isolate fHopMal1 chromosome 4, fHopMal1.hap1, whole genome shotgun sequence includes:
- the lrig3 gene encoding leucine-rich repeats and immunoglobulin-like domains protein 3 has protein sequence MCMAGSVSCAVLVLFLCGAELGSGETEGPEPCPSPCSCEDTAVDCSRRFTKGSTAYLQKVPSWVTVLDLSHNKLRALPEGLFTSLQHLSEIKLNNNELETIPHFGSQSGNITTLILANNKISKISLEQLRPLVALETLDLGNNNLVEVRSGAFPPLPLKNLYMNNNRISLLEHGCFTNLSSTLLVLRLNRNRLNSIPAKIFQLPSLQHLDLSRNRVRRIEGLTFHGLHTLRSLKMQRNGITRLMDGAFWGLSNMEDLQLEYNNLTEVSKGWLYGLLTLQQLHLAHNAISRIRPDAWEFCQKLAELDLSSNQLARLEEGSFMGLSLLEELSIGYNRVSFIADGAFKGLSHLHMLDLKYNEISWTIEDMNGPFSALNNLRKLFLQGNRIRSVTKKSFTGLDLLEQLDLSNNAIMSIQGNAFSQMKKLVELHLNTSSLLCDCQLKWFPQWVAEHAFQPLVNASCAHPQLLKSKSVFTVSQDEFVCDDFPKPQITVQPETQSAIKGTNVTFVCSAASSSDSPMTFAWKKDNEVLNDAEIHNQAHLRSQAGEVSQVTEYTTTLQLRHVESSSEGKYQCVISNHFGSTYSAKAKLTVHMLPSFTKMPMDLTIRAGATARLECAATGHPTPQIAWQKDGGTDFPAARERRMHVMPSDAVFFIVDVKTEDIGVYSCTAQNTAGAISANATLTVLETPSFLRPLMDRTVAKGETAVLQCIAGGSPPPRLNWTKDDSPLVVTERHFFAAGNQLLIIVDAAEGDAGTYTCEMSNPLGTERGNVRLAILPNPNCDSGQAGTGVLGSVSGSEEDGWTTVGIVIIAVVCCVVGTSLVWVVIIYHTRRRNEDCSVTNTDETNLPADIPSYLSSQGTLAERQDGYMPSENGSNHQYMGASIGGFYMQPKDMNGLCQLDTGSEADMEAAIDPLLCHYQGPIGSLLRRGNLYGPEPTDAYTGCTADQSSVCRDSYSATLPSSKKRDYYPCAASLSSDPFEHMSPGLLMQLPTSSLHRPSHLQSECPCPGECEGGECGQPRLFSGSYMGTFGKAPWRPQQELYPSLCTSISHNGVTLHENPYAALDTDSDHEEDLSQHLSADLTCSVYEQPFDSNRTLCS, from the exons GGACCTGAGTCATAACAAATTACGAGCACTTCCTGAAGGACTGTTTACCAGTCTGCAACACCTAAGTGAAAT AAAGCTGAATAACAACGAATTGGAGACAATACCACATTTCGGCTCACAATCTGGGAACATCACTACTCTCATTCT AGCTAATAACAAGATCTCAAAAATATCACTGGAGCAGCTGAGACCACTTGTTGCACTGGAAACACTGGACCTTGGCAATAACAACCTGGTGGAAGTGAGGTCCGGAGCCTTCCCTCCTCTACCTCTGAAAAACCT gtACATGAACAACAACCGCATCTCTTTGTTGGAACATGGCTGCTTCACCAATCTCTCAAGCACACTGCTGGTGTTGAGACTTAACAGAAACCGTCTGAACTCCATTCCTGCCAAGATCTTCCAACTCCCCAGCCTTCAACACCt AGACCTGAGCAGGAACCGTGTTCGACGTATTGAAGGCCTGACTTTCCACGGGTTGcacacactccgctctctgAAGATGCAGAGGAATGGAATCACGCGGCTTATGGACGGTGCATTCTGGGGCCTCAGCAACATGGAAGACTT GCAGCTGGAGTATAATAATTTGACGGAGGTGAGTAAAGGCTGGCTCTACGGGCTGCTTACCCTGCAGCAGCTGCACCTGGCTCACAACGCCATCAGCCGCATCAGACCAGATGCCTGGGAGTTCTGCCAGAAACTCGCCGAGCT CGACCTGAGCTCTAATCAGCTGGCACGTCTGGAAGAAGGCAGCTTCATGGGCCTGAGCTTGCTCGAGGAACTCTCTATAGGCTACAACCGGGTCAGCTTTATCGCCGACGGAGCCTTCAAGGGCCTTTCACACCTGCACATGCT GGACCTGAAATACAATGAGATTTCCTGGACTATTGAGGACATGAATGGACCCTTTTCTGCTCTGAACAACCTTAGAAAATT GTTTCTTCAAGGGAATCGTATTCGATCAGTTACCAAAAAATCCTTCACTGGCCTGGACCTGCTGGAGCAGCT TGACCTGAGCAACAATGCCATCATGTCCATTCAAGGCAATGCTTTCTCCCAGATGAAGAAACTAGTGGAATT GCACCTGAACACGTCAAGCCTGCTGTGTGATTGCCAGCTGAAGTGGTTCCCACAGTGGGTGGCAGAGCATGCTTTCCAGCCTTTGGTCAACGCCAGCTGTGCCCATCCACAGTTGCTCAAGTCGAAGAGCGTCTTCACCGTTAGCCaggatgagtttgtgtgtg ATGACTTCCCCAAGCCCCAAATCACCGTGCAGCCAGAGACACAGTCAGCCATCAAAGGCACAAACGTCACCTTTGTGTGCTCAGCGGCAAGCTCCAGTGACTCTCCTATGACTTTCGCTTGGAAGAAGGACAATGAGGTCCTAAATGACGCAGAGATTCACAACCAGGCTCACCTTCGCTCACAAGCTGGTGAAGTGAGCCAGGTCACAGAGTACACAACCACTCTTCAGCTGCGCCATGTGGAGTCCTCCAGTGAAGGCAAATACCAGTGCGTCATCTCCAACCACTTCGGCTCCACCTACTCTGCCAAGGCCAAACTCACTGTGCACA TGTTGCCGTCCTTTACCAAGATGCCCATGGATCTTACAATCCGTGCTGGAGCCACAGCCCGGTTAGAATGTGCTGCCACTGGGCACCCTACTCCTCAAATTGCCTGGCAGAAAGATGGAGGAACTGATTTTCCAGCTGCCCGAGAACGGCGGATGCATGTTATGCCCAGTGATGCGGTCTTCTTCATTGTGGATGTGAAAACAGAAGATATTGGAGTATACAGCTGCACTGCCCAGAACACAGCAGGGGCAATATCTGCTAATGCTACACTAACTGTACTGG AAACCCCTTCCTTCCTAAGGCCACTGATGGACCGCACCGTAGCAAAAGGTGAAACTGCTGTGCTTCAGTGCATCGCGGGTGGAAGCCCCCCACCACGACTTAACTGGACAAAGGATGATAGTCCCCTTGTGGTGACTGAGCGCCACTTCTTTGCTGCTGGAAACCAGCTCCTGATCATTGTGGATGCAGCAGAGGGTGATGCTGGAACCTACACCTGTGAGATGTCCAACCCTCTGGGCACAGAGAGAGGTAACGTCCGCCTGGCCATCCTGCCCAATCCAAATTGTGACTCGGGTCAGGCAGGCACCGGGGTGCTGGGCTCAGTCAGTGGATCAGAAGAGGATGGATGGACCACGGTGGGCATCGTCATCATTGCAGTGGTGTGTTGTGTGGTTGGGACATCACTGGTGTGGGTCGTCATCATCTACCACACACGCAGACGCAATGAGGACTGCAGTGTTACTAATACAG ATGAGACAAATCTACCTGCGGATATTCCCAGCTATCTGTCCTCTCAAGGAACACTTGCGGAGAGACAGGACGGCTATATGCCCTCAGAGAACGGCAGTAACCACCAGTATATGGGCGCCTCTATAGGAGGATTCTACATGCAACCAAAGGACATGAATG GACTCTGTCAACTGGACACAGGAAGTGAAGCAGACATGGAGGCAGCCATTGACCCTTTACTCTGCCATTACCAAGGGCCTATTGGATCCCTGCTGAGAAGAGGCAACCTGTACGGCCCAGAGCCCACAGATGCATATACAG GCTGTACTGCAGACCAGAGCTCTGTCTGCAGGGACTCTTACAGTGCAACCCTCCCCAGTTCTAAAAAGAGAGACTATTACCCTTGTGCTGCCTCTCTGTCCTCTGATCCCTTTGAGCATATGAGCCCAGGTTTGCTGATGCAGCTGCCTACCAGCAGCCTCCACAGGCCCTCACACCTGCAGAGCGAGTGCCCCTGTCCAGGGGAATGTGAAGGAGGAGAGTGCGGTCAGCCTCGACTGTTTTCAGGCTCCTATATGG GTACATTTGGTAAAGCTCCTTGGAGACCACAGCAAGAATTGTACCCCAGCCTCTGTACTTCTATCTCTCACAACGGAGTGACACTTCACGAGAATCCCTACGCTGCCCTTGATACCGACTCTGACCACGAGGAGGACCTTTCCCAGCACCTCTCAGCGGACCTGACCTGCAGCGTTTACGAGCAGCCCTTCGACAGCAACAGGACCCTCTGCTCATAG